Genomic DNA from Danio rerio strain Tuebingen ecotype United States chromosome 5, GRCz12tu, whole genome shotgun sequence:
ctgcctgacaaaaatattgtcatccatcccagttgtaaaagcaacaaataataacatgacttctagttgatcatttgtaaaagtggcagaaggtagatttttcagatgactGCATCCCAGTCacaacaaatactgcagaagacccattggaacccgcatgaacccgaaattcttacagaaatcagtcaagtttggtgtttgagagatctacagagtggatggcaacattaacagcctgaggtatcaagatatttgtgttGCCCATTTGTTTTGTTACTCTTCTGTCTTTGTTCCTATTATCTTACGCTACTCTTAGGTGTTTACTGGTCGATCTTCCTGTCATTCATTGTTACAACATCATCATCTCTGCCAATCCACTGATAGGCTAACTGGATTTAAAGGCCTTCAAGTTCATTGTGTGGTGTGCACTCGGCCTTATCGTACATCAAGAGGTTGTTTTTCATTGAAtatttattggtaacactttacaataaggttcattagttaatgcatttactaacatgaactaatcatgaacaacacttgtacagcatttattaatcataattgaacatttactaatgcataattaacatttaagtccacgcttgttaacattagttaatgcaccatgagttaacgtgaactaacaatgaactactgtatttttattaactaacgttaacataaacaaatacagtagtagatgtattgtttgatgtttgttcatgttagtaaatgcattaattaacattaactaatgaaccttattgtaaagtgtgacctatttaTTACTTCAGATAATAGTCTGATGTAACATAAGTTCATTTGTTGAacaatttgtgattttttgtacttcatttgtttatgtatattaGGTTAGTTTGTGTTTTGCTAGATTAGGTTTTAAGTGTTTTGCtgctcctgtatttttttttttgtttgttttttagtatgATTAGTTTAGAGTGTCACATATATTGAAGATCTTGAGtttattctttttattctttattttgtaatttagatTTATAGGAGAGTTCAATTTAAGGgttgattattaattaatttagttaatttggccacgacttatttatttttatattattattttatatatctttttttcaGTCCCACTACATATTGGGTGACCTTAACTAATATGCACTCacactgaaattaataatttgttacaatgtacttcaTGTGTcatgtgtttatgtttttttacattgtacttatgctagattaaatacatgcatgtaattacattgtaattaatCACTGTAATTACATATATAATACAATGCTGACCATCCCTTACATTTCAACCCATCCCTaaacctacattgtaaaaaaactgcATGAACATTTAGTACTGACAGCATATATTTTTAAGGTCATTATAACTTATTATTCTAAGTTAATCCTGTTTTAActtaatgttattataataataataagtaatttattataagcataattgtattattatttattaagttatgcaagctgttttgtCACTTTAACATCATAGTTCAGTGGAATCATaattttaatttgattcagcttaaaaattgaaGGCAACCAGgactattttttacagtgtacctataCTCATAGACTCAATGACAACAAAAGTGTTCTGCAGTGctttataaacacaataagtgcatagtatttattttttgaatgtaaGTACATGTAGTTacagccacttaatataaagtaggacctTTTTTGTTCAATAATTGTTGATAATTCAGTAAAGACTGCTCAACAACTCCTATCTGCCTCATTGTTGAtctgtgtcatacctatgtcacTGTCTCTCTTAAATGTTACGGTCTTATCCCTTTTTAACATCTTAACATATGTAACACATGTATCACACATACCCTCTGGTGCGTTGTCCTCCAGGATGATGTTTTGGCAGTTGAGGATTTCATTGAAGCCATAATCTGTAACCTTCAAAACAAATCGACCATCCACCACACAGTTCCGAGACTTCAGGCGTCCATGAATAATGCCCCGATTATGCAAGTACTTCATTCCCTGACAGGGTAAGATAAAGAAGGCATTGAGAAGAAAGTGACAGAGAGTgggaaacattttaatatttaacaatatttgcCGTCAACATCTTCATTTTCTAGCGGAGTCGTTTTTTACTCATTGTTATTTGAACCATTCTTCTATCGCCTCAATTCCTCACCCTAATCAGGTCGAGGAGAAGAGAGGATTTGAACATCCAGTCAAGCCTCATTTCCTCATTGTTGAGCAGGTCTTCCAGACTGCCTCTGGTGCAGTGCTCTGTAACAATGCCGAATATACCAGTATCCATAAACAGACCCAGGAACAAGTTCAGATTCTCATGACGCATATCTCTCAGCTGTGGAGAGTGAAGATGAGGACAAACAGAAGAGGAAAAGAGGGTACAGAAGTTGAGTATGTTTCTTTTCAAAACACATACACAGTGTATTAGTTAAATAACCTTTCTTTCAttctctcactttctctctccTACCTTGACAAAGATGGTCTGTGTGCTTTCACTGATCTCTGTAATAGAATCTGCACAGGGGCATTTCTTTAACCAGACCCAGTCACCCTGACAGCacagaataaaacaattaaacacaatTCGGGTTCACACACAACCTCCTTGTGACAGTGTTAATCACATTTTCTGTACTTTAGTAAGAGGAAAATAATATGCATAATTCTTTGAAATACATTCTAAAAAGTTATGAAGATTAGAATTCTCTAGTTTTACTGattgtttttttaaccaaagaTGCAACAAACAGGTAACATACACAATACTTCACTGTGGACATTGAGTTTTTGATCTTGATTTAATGTGTGAGTGGGAAATGGAAAACACAAAGTGCTGtagatgtttataaaaaaaagtgatttcacaACATTGGAGCAAAAGTGCAACTGTACTCATTAAAGACTGCATCAGTACTGTCAATTGTTTTCAGCAACACTGgtttctaaattatttattaatttttttccccatgtGGATCTTACAGTAGTATTTGCAACAGTAGTATGACCCACAAACTAAACCAATCAGCtaaaagattaaatataaattacaaatattaatttgaaGTAAAGACTTACAGtgggtaaaataagtattgagcaTGTCACAATTTTTGACAGAAAATATCATTCTAAAGGTGCTTTTGACTTGACATTGTCCatacatgcaaagaaaacaaagctaagttatgtataataattatgacacagaaaaaaattattgaacacatgaagaaatgaaGGTATAAAAGGCATGGAAAGCCAAGACAGCAGCTGAATTCATTCAGTAGTTAGAAAGCAACCCTGTCCCTTGTCAGTGTTAATTAATATACCAACTTTGTTGGAATTACGGAGATAAAATTTCAGCAAAACAATGACCCTAAACATAGCCAAGGAAACTttcaaatggtttaaaaaaaaataagcttctagaatggcccagtcaatcacctgatctgaatccaatagaaaacaaaatatatagctCGGAGTTCGTAgaagagacccacagaaccatcaatatATTTAGACTCTGTTGAACTATATAGAataatcacacctgagcaatgcatgcaaTTTTATTCTCCTTACAAGATGTGTCTTAAAGCTGTAATTACCAAAACAGCCTACAATGCATTGAGCTATCAGTCACTGAAGCCCTGTGAAATCCTAAAGCAGGTTCCAAATCATCTGTTCTGCCTTTACTGGACCTGCCTACTGCTTTTGATACTGTAAATCATTAGATTCCATGTCCCCCCTCAGGTCAATGGGCATCACTGGAACCTCGCTCTGCTGGTTGGAGTCTTACCAGAGTCTTCTAGGACTGCCTAGAGAGAAAAGTATCCAAATCTCAGCAGTTGATCACAGGGGTACCACAGGGATCTGTTCTTGGTCCCCTACTATTTCCCTAGGAACCATCATACAATTACATGGTTTCACTTATCACTGGTATGCTGATGACATACAGCTCTACATTTCACTTGGGTCAGCCTGATGACCCAACGGTAGCTGCAAGGATCTCTTGTCTTCCCCACAACTTCACACTTCAACACCATTTCTTCATTAACATGATCTAATATTAACTCATCTAATTCAGTGGAAATCTTGGGATGATTCTGGATGACCAGTTGTCCTTCAATGAGCACATTGCCAACATCGATCAAACAGGCTtacacttttcaacatcaaaggcCAAACCCTTCTTGGAACTTCTAGTAAAAGCTCTTTTCATTTCTAGGCTGTACTTCTGCAATACTCTTCTTGCTGAACTCCCATCTTTCTTTAAATCTCTACAAATGATACAGGATGCTTCAGATAGTCTGGTCTTTAATGAGCCAGAGCCCATGTCACACCTGTCTTTATCTTCCTGCACTGGTTACAAGTTAAACCTCATATCAACTTCAAATCAATGATGCTTGCTTACAGAACAGCCACTGAGCGAACCCTTTCACACACTGCTATCCTTTAAATAAcaactaaaaacccatctcttccgTGAACACTTCAGCAAATAAACTCCCTGCTTACTCTTAGCAGGAAAAATCATGACATACTTATTTTACCcgctgtattaaaaaaaatatatcaaaatactTTAAAGCTTCAATGAGGGAAAGTCAAcgcaaatgatttatttaaaataaaaataaacatttttaaccatAAGTGTTCTAACCGTTATTGTTATCATAAATCTATTTCTCGGTAAAGAAATAGAACCTGGAAGTTTTTGTTTCTAGAATGTGACTCTTAATGCTTCTCACTTCCAGTCTGTTTCCTGTTGCTTGACAGTTTTGGCTTCCTTTGGAACATTGTGCATTGTTTGAGGTAAAACACTAAACCTACTGGTCAAAAATGATCTGAAATTATACTTCATAACTTCTTGTTTTTCTGAAAACATGTTGTTGTACCGAATATTAGATTACCTTCTGGTATCCAGTTAAAAAATCACACTTTCTCATGTAATATTGCTTCATCATAGAACCGAACACAATGCCAGTACACAAAAACTCACAAATTTCCCACACCTCAAATACAGCAACATTGGATGTTTCTGGGGTTGATGTGATGTAACTGCGACCAGAGACTGAGTGGCGCGGGGTTTTAACATCTAGCTGACTCTTCAGCATACTCTCGTCATTCAGTTTCTACAGAAAGAAACCAATAATGAGAAAGACATTAAAAactatacacacaaaaaaaagagagTGAGAGCAAATTCCAAGAAAACACTCATGCCTGTACTTAATTTCATCACACTCGCAGCAAATCACACACTaaagttattttagtttttattattactacacacTCCTCATTTAGCTTCTACAGAGCCACACAGAGAGAAATAAAAAGAAGTTGACAGTGAGAGAGACATAGACAAAGTAAAATTCAAAGGAAGACCAAAAGGCTTTGAGAGTCCGAGAGTATTTGAGACCGACCCTTCTGCTGAGTGTGGTGTTGATGAAGACCAAGTCATCCAGCGTCAGCACTATCTTAGTGGGGCTTCCTCCTCCTCCAATAAACGCACCAAAAAAACCTCCAGCCCCATATTTTCtggacacacacatatacacatcatTAAAACGTGTTAAAAACCAGTGCTGTATGCTGCGACTCATACCAAATTCATACCTAACTTGTAGAAAAAGGATGCCTGCACCCGCTATCAACACTATGAAAAACATGAGCAAGAAGAAAAGCGTCACTCCATCCAATCCTGCAGAAAGAAAGAGCAACACAGAATCAGAGCTGATCTTTCAACTGGAATACAATGAATTACTGTTGTTTTTGTTACCTCCACTACATGCGATATAAGGACTAAACCAGCAGTTCGCGTCACTGCTCGGAGACGCTCCAGCAAAATGAATTGACTTCCCCAAGTATTTTAACCCTCCATATTTTCCATATGTGTGTGAAGCTTCCAGGGCGTGTGTGCGATACAGGCTGGACCCAGAGCCGTCTGAATCCAGGACAGCATAGCGGACCTGCATTCCCTCTCCGTTAGTACCTCCCGATATCCGCTGGTTAAAGCCATCAAATTCAAATCCACCCTCGTTTTGAGACAGTAAATCGCCCGATACCCATCGCCCACCACTCGAAGCTCGGCTTTGCTCTGCAGCCATGGCTGTATAATAGATCATGTTATATATGGTCCCAAAAAATGGAGAAACCTGCCAAGAAGAGAGAAAAAACTCACTTTTGGGGACTATAAGGCAATTTTTGGTAACACACATGCTGATATATGTAAAAACCTTTAGATATTTAAGTTCAGTGTTCTTCCTTTTTAACTGAGACAGTCTATAGTTAAGGTTTTGAAAGTGTTTATTATGGTTTGACCTAACTATAAAACacctgtttaattaaaatatggaATTCATGATTGTTTATGTtggattttttttagaaatcagTCTTGTGGGTAAGATACTTTCTAATTAACTACAGTTTGAGCTTTTGCTATCCACAAATCATGTACGCCTATTTTAAATTGATACCACTTGTAGTAAAACCTTTGGTAAAGCAAGTTCATACCCATCGTGTTACCTCTTCAGCTGATGTGCTGCCGCGGATTTCAAAGGATTCCTGTGCTGCATTAAAGGCCTCATAAAAGTTTTGTTCCCCTTGGTCCATGGTTACTGTTAAGACCCCATCGTATGCTCGTCGCAGTTTGCTGTCATTGGCCAGGATTggatattttacattttcatatggCAGTGAATAGAGCAGGGTGTCGTATGGAATGAAGATGTACCCTCGGTCAATCATTCTCATTTCCAATGCTGTAGTCAGCAACTGATACtgttcctctccaccaatcagggcAGAGTGCATGCACATGATGACAACTGcacacaacaaataaaaataaagtaatttgaaaataaattatcaaataaaacaataagctAATGAATATCTCATCAAACTGAGAGACATAACATAATggctgaataaattaaattttttcataaaatttagttttttagtaGGCTACACtcacaataaatattatttattatcaacaAGCTTCAAACATTCATGAAACATTTCCTAACaatggttatttatagtgagaaaatattttgattgttaaaatgATTCACAATGTTTACACTTCCTATAAtgttaacgttaacgttagttgtTCTCTTGGTTCGTTGCTCTTCTGGACCATTGGTCGATTTGGACCAACAAAAAACACATTAGCCGTTCACTTTAACAATTTTAAAGATTAATCAACTTAAATGTATAAACAATGCCGATTTTTATTATATCTTGCGACCAAACCTACCAAACGTCCAGAATATTTCCGTTGAACGAGTTCCTTTGTTGTTTGTGAGTACAAAAACTGACTGAAAGATGGCCAATCAATCGAAATAAAGTAGGCGGGGTTTGCGGCTCACACAGACAAACAGTTCGCGACCAAAATGGAAGACGGTGAGGTAAGACTGAAGTAACGAAGCACTGAAGAAATGTTAACTGttttaggatataaatataaaatatatattaatgtatattgttaaatattatttgcaaatgaGGCAGAATACTTCCTTCACCCTCAACCAAATGTTTAGGAGAAATGTTTAATGTGGTCATGTGATAAACATTTCCTGCGTgtaatcaaactatttcataactaacaattggcaatttaatcataaattaatgttaaaatagcCGTCATAACATCATTTATctatatgtggctcttttttaaATCTCGGaagctatataataataattaaaaacagtaaaaacagtaaatatggtggaagcattgtttttgtttgcatccATCAAAATGGTGTGTGTATGCCATGTTCAAAAATATCAACACACCACATAATTAACAGTTGAATCAAACTAAAACTGACAATATGAAGCCACATTAAGTAAAATGATTCTTTTAAGCCATAAACTGTTCAATGTACCATCATGTAAAAACCTTTAGGTAGCTAAATTAAATTTAACGTAAAGgataaatgtggtaaaaaatgtTTGACATCTGGCATTTAATATCTAAATCTGAAAATCTGTATATTTTCAGCACAACAAAATATTGAAGTGATTAGCAACACTTTGGAAGCACTGACCATTCAATAGTGATTTTGTTCTCAGAgcattttaaaaacctatttacGTTTCTAAGCACAAATAAACAGATCTCAGAGAACTCACCCCTTACTCGATCTGTGTCCCGTATTGCCTGTAGGGCTTGCCGTGGCCCCTCTTTGTCCTGTTCCATCGTAACAACCTTACCAACGGGCAAGCCAAGAGCACGCAGGGATGCTGCAAGCTCATGCCCAGTTGCCTCCCACATGTCGCCCTCAGCAGTTACAATCCCAACATGTGCCCAACGGAAGAACCGCAGCACAGAGAAAAGCACCCGGGAGGACAACGGCAGCGGCCGCAGAAAGGTGGGATACATCTCTTCATCCATCTCAGCCTTCAGGCAACCCCAGGATAGGATGCCTTTGTTCCAGTTCTTTGCCAGCAGTGTGGCAGCCGTGCAGTAGCCAGGGTTTGCCGGTCCTAGAAAAGCCGAACCGTAACCCTCCAGCTCGGCAAAGCGTGCCAGGCCTCTGGAGCTGGAGCAATCCTCGTTAATGACTGTGTAATCATACCAGTAGCCTTTATTGAGTTCGGGGTCTTTGTTGATGCGGCTCATGGCTAATCGGGCAGCCAGATCTGGCAGGGCTTTAGAGTACATGGGGTCACATGCCCACGGTCCTACAATGGCAATTTTGAAGGTGGTGCCCCAGGCTTCACAGGGAAAGTATGAAAGCATGACTAGAGGAAGGAGAAAGCAGTTTCCCCACCAGCTGTGGCTGCGTAGCACTGGGGACGAGGACACTGGGCTCGCTGGGGTTTCAGATTTTTGCGATGAGGATTGTTTCCGTCGTCTCTTTCCAGCAGAAGACTGTGTTTGCCATCGAGGGTGGTGGGACTGGCAGAGAAAGCTTGTGTGgtcattcattttatctttgttttattgttgaataTCAGAGACGAAGAGAGAACAGGTGGCACTGAGAGATGTTGTGTGTTTGGTGAGTGTTTTGTCAGTGTGAAGGCTGAAATACTTAGCTCTCGGTTTGGGTTCTACCCACTGAGGGGCACTAGCCCAAAACTATTGCACAATAACCAGCCATCACTGTCTGttatagaaatgtgtgtgtgtgtgtgtgtgtgtgtgtgtgtgtgtgtgtgtgtgtgtgtgtgtgtgtgtgtgtgtgtgtgtgtgtgtgtgtatgtgcgtgtgtgttgtgtgtgagaAAAGCGACATGTAAGAGTTTGGAGAAAGAGAAGGAAATAGAAAGGGACAAAAAcaggaaagaaaaaagaaggtTAGTAAGAATATAGGAGCATAAAATATGTAAAGCATAAATGTTTAGATGATTAGTCCTGCTCCTGGAAATCTACTGTCCTGAAGAATTTAGCTCCAGCTCCAATTAAACACTCCTGAGCCAGCTACTCAAGGTCTCACAGCTGTGTTTAGCAGGGTTTCTGCCGGTTTCACTAAGTTAAATTGAATtcttttaaggcatttttaagACCATCATGAATAACATTTTGGAATTATACAGGGCTGAATgctgagcatttttttttaatatcccaGTTGGAAAAGTTTTTTAACTTGATCTATCAAAAAGGATTTTAATTGaatactttttaataataaaaagttaggTCAGCATCCTAAATAAATgaagcacttttaaacaaatgttactgtaagcaAAGTATTTgaaattctatttttaaataagaagtaaaaaactttattgagatggattgttggtgattgtaagAGTGTTAATGGCCAGGGGTGTGTTTctcaaacaacgacataacttgcggctgaactatcatagtacgatgcatcggttgggaaaagaacgatgtaatGACGAGTGTCTCCCAAAACcttagtttctctgtcgcagatctatCGTTttaaccatgttagttataatgtaaaacgttcGTAGTGATGCTCTAAACATGGCGGAGTAACTAGTTCTTTAGAGAAAATTCCCATAATTTTTTTGTGGAaattatatttacacacactcacatttaaaaaaaaatctaatattactTTTGCACTCGTGtttcatattaattgaaatatatctGAATGACACATATAGGCCCtatatatgtttcctttacaTCTATTATTGAGAATATGCCATATAAAATCActaagctaacacatattctaatctcAAATATGAATCATATAAATCGGtaatggttgtaggcctaatttacagttggctatttattaagaaatgaaaaaaaatcccacttaataatagtaataataattattattattattattattattaagtaagatattgtttgtttatttattttttattttatttttttgaaaaatctacttttacaatttgatactttcaaaccactgcagaactCTTCGGCAGaaaacaggcccatgtcatataggcCTAcatatacatttcttaataaataacctactataaattaaaactattaacaaatcctatatatttttgttttcacaagctttggagacatatcgtaaattccgcttttaaataatagggcACCTACAGCTTTCATCATAAGCCATGGCTGTgataaaaatggcataaatggCCACTACGAATGGAACGCAATTGTCAAAGATCtctcaaactgaactgtaaaaatgctttgaaagcaaattacacgtAAGAGAGATGTCCTTTAAAATGTTAGAATAATCTAAATGAACAGGGCATAGGGGAATAacagggaatagaacacagccaggaactatgatTGACTCAAGAGATGTAGTTGCAAATATGCAAGTTTGAAATGCAGTTTGCAAGTGTTCGttggaacaatggatttgggaaacgtgaaatcaatgaactatgtttgtaatggcGACCTGAATTGGCttacgatggttttcggaaatgcacccctgattgggtagctatacataaacaaggaaaataaagacctgataaaaaaaaaaaataaaaaaaaaagattatgacctacaacacaaaatttcagtagatttaagactttttaaggcctaaaatttagcttttgagatttgagactttttaagaccctggtTCAGACAAGCTGGAGCTCAACTCTACAGGACAGtcaccctccaggactgagtttgggcacccctggttaaAAAATAACAGCACAAAGCACATCACAGTTCTGTTCTTTTTACTACACTGTAGTTTACTGCATTTATGTGTAACAGTGGCATAAACATCAGCATGAGTTTTAAATAACTCAGTATGGTTGGTGCCAAAAACAAATATTCACTATGGTTCCAAAGTTTTGGgtaattctgtttattttttgtgtatgtgCCTACTTAAAATTGTTTCAATATTTTCATCTAAtttgtatattgtttttattatagtttGACTAATTGGAAGTATTTCCTCCTGATATAATGTCTTCATTTTTTTGAGGTTATGCTCAggatcataaaaaataaatcaaaaaaattttttgtttgttttttcgtgAGATTGTATACTCAAAAAAGGTAGAACTTCTATGCAAAAAGTGTTATGACCAAATATTTTGCGTTCACAACTTTGTGACATAAATCTTTATTTGAATCTATTTGCCACTAcatcttattttttatatatctgagGCAGAAATTGTAGTGCAGCCTGAATGACCTCTTTAgcacacaataaatatatttaaggtttggtttttgtttcttttaatagaAATAAATCTATCTAATCTTTTTTTAGAGAGGCAATCTGAGATTAAAAGCTGTTTGGTTGGCAAATAAGAGTTTGGGGATGACAAAAGTGACCCTAAGGTATTGTCCTTTCCACTATGATCTTTCAGACTTGATCTCTGACAGCACATCCTCACCTGACTCATGTGCCATCTGTGTTTAAAGGTGGAGGTGAGGTGAAGTGTCACACGATTTACACCAGGCAGCTTGCCtattccttctctctctctctctctctctctctctctctctctctctctctctctctattgctCAGCAAGCAGCAAGCAGATTACAATTAAAGAGCTCTGCCTTCTTTGGCCCTGGCTATGGTATCTGCCAAATAACGTGAGGCTTAATCAATCTTAATCTTAATCAACCTTATCTCTTTACACCATCATCACTGGATATCTGTTGACCTGTCAGAAGTCTTGTCTTCTTTGACTTTGCTTTATTCTCCAAACGTCTATAAATTGTTCCCCCCTGCTTGCTTCTCGTGTCTTCACCGTCTGGcttactttctttctttgaaCCTTTAGCCAGGACTAAAATAACTCTACAGTGGATTACAGTGGATTGCACGAGACCTTACTGTCAGACTCACACCACTCCTGTGTTTGACGGATTTACTGTCATTACTCCTCACTCCGTTTTACATTAATTTGGTCAACTTTATGGTCTTAACAGCAACAGTGGTTTCAATAGCTATAGGAGTTTCACATTGTTTGGGCTATTAACAGTATTCCCCAGTATATTTTTTGTAGTTACTTTATCAATGATAATATCTATTTATTATGGCATGATTTTGTCAGCAACTGTACACAACTCAAACAGTTTTCAAATctttacatttgttatttgttataaaAGATTGAATATTCACTATAAAAGAACACAGAAAGATTATTTCATGGtagatgttttttatttaatttatggatTATTCGTTGGACTTTAAAGCAGAACTTAAATTTACAATGCAGGGGAAATACCGGTGATAAAATTATTAAGAAAATAGTCATATCAACGTAGTATTGGCCTG
This window encodes:
- the gucy2d gene encoding retinal guanylyl cyclase 1 isoform X1, with the protein product MNDHTSFLCQSHHPRWQTQSSAGKRRRKQSSSQKSETPASPVSSSPVLRSHSWWGNCFLLPLVMLSYFPCEAWGTTFKIAIVGPWACDPMYSKALPDLAARLAMSRINKDPELNKGYWYDYTVINEDCSSSRGLARFAELEGYGSAFLGPANPGYCTAATLLAKNWNKGILSWGCLKAEMDEEMYPTFLRPLPLSSRVLFSVLRFFRWAHVGIVTAEGDMWEATGHELAASLRALGLPVGKVVTMEQDKEGPRQALQAIRDTDRVRVVIMCMHSALIGGEEQYQLLTTALEMRMIDRGYIFIPYDTLLYSLPYENVKYPILANDSKLRRAYDGVLTVTMDQGEQNFYEAFNAAQESFEIRGSTSAEEVTRWVSPFFGTIYNMIYYTAMAAEQSRASSGGRWVSGDLLSQNEGGFEFDGFNQRISGGTNGEGMQVRYAVLDSDGSGSSLYRTHALEASHTYGKYGGLKYLGKSIHFAGASPSSDANCWFSPYIACSGGLDGVTLFFLLMFFIVLIAGAGILFLQVRKYGAGGFFGAFIGGGGSPTKIVLTLDDLVFINTTLSRRKLNDESMLKSQLDVKTPRHSVSGRSYITSTPETSNVAVFEGDWVWLKKCPCADSITEISESTQTIFVKLRDMRHENLNLFLGLFMDTGIFGIVTEHCTRGSLEDLLNNEEMRLDWMFKSSLLLDLIRGMKYLHNRGIIHGRLKSRNCVVDGRFVLKVTDYGFNEILNCQNIILEDNAPEDQFWTAPEILRNPDLKKKGTYPGDVYSFSIIMQEVISRCAPFCMLDMPPEEIIEKVRSPPPLCRPTVSMDEAPLDVIQLMKQAWSEEPEQRPTFEDIFRQFKSMNKGKKTNIIDSMLRMLEQYSSNLEDLIRERTEELEVERQKTDALLAQMLPKSVALALKTGKPVKPEHFAEVTLYFSDIVGFTTISALSEPIEVVDLLNDLYTHFDGIIAIHDVYKVETIGDAYMVASGVPNRNGTRHAAEMANMSLDILHCIGTFKMRHMPDVKVKIRIGLHSGPVVAGVVGLKMPRYCLFGDTVNTASRMESTGLPYRIHVNQSTVDVLNSLKLGYKIDTRGRTELKGKGVEETFWLVGRDGFDKPLPIPPDLTPGASNHGISLDEIPTDRRQKFLDRQKRMGN
- the gucy2d gene encoding retinal guanylyl cyclase 1 isoform X2; amino-acid sequence: MNDHTSFLCQSHHPRWQTQSSAGKRRRKQSSSQKSETPASPVSSSPVLRSHSWWGNCFLLPLVMLSYFPCEAWGTTFKIAIVGPWACDPMYSKALPDLAARLAMSRINKDPELNKGYWYDYTVINEDCSSSRGLARFAELEGYGSAFLGPANPGYCTAATLLAKNWNKGILSWGCLKAEMDEEMYPTFLRPLPLSSRVLFSVLRFFRWAHVGIVTAEGDMWEATGHELAASLRALGLPVGKVVTMEQDKEGPRQALQAIRDTDRVRVVIMCMHSALIGGEEQYQLLTTALEMRMIDRGYIFIPYDTLLYSLPYENVKYPILANDSKLRRAYDGVLTVTMDQGEQNFYEAFNAAQESFEIRGSTSAEEVSPFFGTIYNMIYYTAMAAEQSRASSGGRWVSGDLLSQNEGGFEFDGFNQRISGGTNGEGMQVRYAVLDSDGSGSSLYRTHALEASHTYGKYGGLKYLGKSIHFAGASPSSDANCWFSPYIACSGGLDGVTLFFLLMFFIVLIAGAGILFLQVRKYGAGGFFGAFIGGGGSPTKIVLTLDDLVFINTTLSRRKLNDESMLKSQLDVKTPRHSVSGRSYITSTPETSNVAVFEGDWVWLKKCPCADSITEISESTQTIFVKLRDMRHENLNLFLGLFMDTGIFGIVTEHCTRGSLEDLLNNEEMRLDWMFKSSLLLDLIRGMKYLHNRGIIHGRLKSRNCVVDGRFVLKVTDYGFNEILNCQNIILEDNAPEDQFWTAPEILRNPDLKKKGTYPGDVYSFSIIMQEVISRCAPFCMLDMPPEEIIEKVRSPPPLCRPTVSMDEAPLDVIQLMKQAWSEEPEQRPTFEDIFRQFKSMNKGKKTNIIDSMLRMLEQYSSNLEDLIRERTEELEVERQKTDALLAQMLPKSVALALKTGKPVKPEHFAEVTLYFSDIVGFTTISALSEPIEVVDLLNDLYTHFDGIIAIHDVYKVETIGDAYMVASGVPNRNGTRHAAEMANMSLDILHCIGTFKMRHMPDVKVKIRIGLHSGPVVAGVVGLKMPRYCLFGDTVNTASRMESTGLPYRIHVNQSTVDVLNSLKLGYKIDTRGRTELKGKGVEETFWLVGRDGFDKPLPIPPDLTPGASNHGISLDEIPTDRRQKFLDRQKRMGN